A stretch of the Planktothricoides raciborskii GIHE-MW2 genome encodes the following:
- a CDS encoding serine/threonine-protein kinase: MIDQLLDQRYKVLQILGAGGFGRTYIAQDMKQPSKPKCVIKQLLPQGVDDPTLSDASRENRWGLAHKFFEKEAEILEVLGNHDQVPRLLAYFEENQEFYLVQEFIDGLTLGSELIQGQPWSEKQVIALLKNVLTVLEFVHGNNVIHRDIKPDNIIRRKLDNKLVLVDFGAVKQVRGQMVTNSGAFGWTVCIGTEGYRPPEQAAGRPRLNSDLYALGMIAIQALTGINAFDLRLNYSDSNTDEIQWQDKVTNVSPGLIEFLTKMLRQNWRDRYESATAALQALESLTASLPGNNYQPTVVPTAVATQLPVTTHRPAPVAGTEVAPAAQPTPKPTPQPTPQTTPQTTLASTPATTVSKTASKNASKPLPLKPIGLAVAGILALALVGGGVRSLMGSSGDSKLAVSNSPTNSEVQSDDELISSGDRILIPNEGVDNKEFEELKKAGVDAMAAKDYAKAKENFQQALGIKKNAPETLIYLNNAKIGDAKSYRLLLCRLKMVKSQGDR; encoded by the coding sequence ATGATTGACCAACTGCTTGACCAACGTTATAAAGTTTTGCAAATTCTCGGCGCCGGTGGTTTTGGCCGCACTTATATTGCCCAAGATATGAAACAACCCAGTAAGCCGAAATGCGTGATTAAACAACTTCTCCCCCAGGGAGTTGATGACCCTACTTTGTCCGATGCTTCGCGGGAAAATCGTTGGGGCTTGGCGCATAAATTTTTCGAAAAAGAAGCGGAAATTTTGGAAGTTCTGGGCAACCATGACCAGGTTCCCCGGTTACTGGCTTATTTTGAAGAAAACCAAGAATTCTACTTGGTGCAAGAGTTTATTGATGGCCTCACTTTGGGGTCTGAACTAATTCAAGGTCAACCTTGGTCGGAAAAACAAGTAATTGCTTTGCTGAAAAATGTTTTAACGGTTTTGGAGTTTGTCCACGGCAATAATGTGATTCACCGAGATATTAAACCGGATAATATTATTCGCCGCAAACTCGATAATAAATTAGTGTTGGTGGACTTTGGCGCGGTCAAGCAAGTGCGCGGTCAAATGGTGACAAATTCTGGGGCATTTGGTTGGACGGTTTGTATTGGTACTGAAGGATATCGCCCCCCAGAACAAGCGGCAGGGCGTCCCCGTTTGAATAGCGATCTTTATGCTTTGGGGATGATTGCGATTCAAGCATTAACGGGAATCAATGCTTTCGATCTGCGCTTGAATTATAGCGATTCAAATACCGATGAAATTCAATGGCAAGATAAAGTAACCAATGTTAGCCCGGGATTAATTGAGTTTTTAACCAAGATGTTGCGTCAAAACTGGCGCGATCGCTACGAAAGTGCCACCGCAGCCTTACAAGCACTGGAGTCTCTAACCGCGAGTCTCCCTGGAAATAACTATCAGCCCACCGTGGTTCCCACCGCAGTTGCTACTCAGTTGCCCGTGACCACCCATCGACCCGCACCTGTTGCAGGTACGGAAGTGGCACCCGCAGCACAGCCTACACCAAAACCTACACCACAACCCACACCACAAACCACACCACAAACCACACTAGCAAGCACACCAGCAACTACAGTATCTAAGACTGCTTCTAAGAATGCTTCAAAACCACTGCCCCTCAAGCCGATCGGTTTAGCAGTTGCCGGAATTTTGGCATTAGCTTTGGTGGGCGGTGGTGTGCGATCGCTCATGGGTTCTTCAGGAGATTCTAAGCTTGCGGTTTCTAATTCTCCGACTAACTCGGAGGTTCAGTCTGACGATGAATTAATCAGTTCGGGCGATCGCATTTTAATCCCCAACGAAGGCGTAGATAACAAAGAATTCGAGGAATTAAAAAAAGCTGGAGTGGACGCAATGGCGGCTAAAGACTATGCCAAAGCTAAAGAAAACTTTCAGCAAGCTCTTGGGATTAAGAAAAATGCCCCGGAAACTCTCATTTATCTGAATAATGCCAAGATTGGTGATGCTAAATCCTACAGGCTGCTGTTGTGCCGATTAAAGATGGTAAAGAGCCAGGGCGATCGCTAG
- a CDS encoding ABC transporter substrate-binding protein has protein sequence MPIKDGKEPGRSLEMLRGFAQAQEEVNKNGGINGVPLKLTIVNDYDDKDKAKMLAEKLVKDSNILGIMGHHIGSVSEAVAPIYQREKLVLITPISVNDEITNDKTPYLFRTNRANIEKGSNELVHYMVNNWQRQKVAIFSNGKLDYIKKMKTSFEDELFNKGEVVGEFDLSLDGFNAYQSLKTAKEKGAEVILLLPSLGDLNKTWELLRVKNEYPNEFGDLKVLGDIVTLYRLETLKNGRDTEGMVLAVSWQFNPEAGGFSQDADTLWGGGVNWVTAMSYDAGKAFIAAMEKSENPTRENIQQELSNDSFVTEGASGPIKFKENDVTPPSLHMVTVKKQASVEESISKTGYDFVPAKSASAQEAEVPNY, from the coding sequence GTGCCGATTAAAGATGGTAAAGAGCCAGGGCGATCGCTAGAAATGTTGCGGGGATTTGCCCAAGCCCAAGAAGAAGTGAATAAAAACGGGGGCATTAATGGCGTACCGCTAAAACTGACGATCGTCAACGACTACGATGACAAAGATAAAGCCAAAATGCTGGCAGAAAAACTGGTCAAGGATTCTAACATTCTGGGGATCATGGGACACCATATCGGTTCGGTTAGTGAAGCGGTGGCGCCGATTTATCAACGAGAAAAATTAGTGTTAATTACCCCAATCAGTGTGAATGATGAAATCACCAATGACAAAACCCCCTATTTGTTCCGAACCAATCGAGCCAATATTGAAAAAGGGTCTAATGAATTAGTTCATTACATGGTGAACAATTGGCAGAGGCAAAAAGTAGCGATCTTTTCTAATGGAAAATTGGATTACATTAAAAAAATGAAAACTTCTTTTGAGGATGAATTGTTTAATAAAGGGGAGGTCGTTGGTGAGTTCGATTTATCCCTAGATGGTTTTAATGCCTATCAAAGCCTGAAAACCGCTAAAGAAAAAGGGGCAGAGGTAATTCTATTATTACCCAGCCTCGGAGATTTAAATAAAACCTGGGAACTCTTACGGGTAAAAAATGAATATCCTAACGAATTTGGTGACTTAAAAGTTTTAGGAGATATTGTCACTTTATATCGCCTGGAAACCTTAAAAAATGGACGCGATACCGAAGGTATGGTATTGGCAGTTTCCTGGCAATTCAATCCAGAAGCTGGGGGTTTTTCTCAGGATGCTGATACACTTTGGGGAGGGGGCGTTAACTGGGTTACAGCTATGTCTTATGATGCCGGTAAAGCATTTATTGCGGCGATGGAAAAAAGTGAGAATCCCACTCGTGAAAATATTCAACAGGAACTCAGTAATGACAGTTTTGTCACCGAGGGAGCTTCTGGACCAATCAAGTTTAAAGAGAATGATGTGACACCTCCTTCTTTACATATGGTCACTGTTAAGAAGCAAGCTTCGGTGGAAGAAAGTATTTCTAAAACAGGCTATGATTTTGTTCCAGCTAAATCAGCATCAGCGCAGGAAGCAGAAGTTCCCAATTATTAA
- a CDS encoding MFS transporter: protein MNLVLSSKNCRLFFTGQGISLVGQWMTKVAAGWLVYQLTHSAFLLGLVAFTDDIASLLVAPFTGVLLDQWNRQRVLILTQTFAMVQTLAVGVFCLTGHIDIYGMIALSLCQGCIKAFDLPARQFFIAEIVDKKTEIGEAIALNSLMISLGRLLGPALGDGRSLIWGLACVFCSMDLLICL from the coding sequence ATGAATCTGGTATTAAGCTCTAAAAATTGCCGCCTGTTTTTTACCGGACAAGGCATTTCCCTGGTTGGACAGTGGATGACAAAAGTGGCTGCCGGTTGGTTGGTGTATCAGCTAACTCACTCTGCTTTTTTACTAGGTTTGGTGGCATTCACTGATGATATTGCTAGTTTACTTGTAGCCCCTTTTACGGGAGTGTTACTCGACCAATGGAACCGGCAACGGGTTTTAATTCTGACTCAGACTTTTGCGATGGTTCAGACTTTGGCCGTAGGGGTTTTCTGTTTGACAGGTCATATCGATATTTACGGGATGATTGCCCTGAGTTTGTGCCAAGGTTGTATTAAGGCTTTTGATCTGCCTGCCCGACAATTTTTTATTGCCGAAATTGTCGATAAAAAAACGGAAATTGGGGAGGCGATCGCGCTTAATTCGTTAATGATTAGTCTCGGTCGGTTACTCGGCCCTGCTTTAGGGGATGGGCGATCGTTAATTTGGGGATTGGCTTGTGTTTTTTGTTCGATGGATTTACTTATATGTTTGTGA
- a CDS encoding MFS transporter, with translation MFDGFTYMFVIAALLMIKISPAKNTRSTQVDRPWKKLQQGFAYIVKFPDIGFILLLLGLVSFMAMPYTSLTPIFAKEILQGNAETLGFMLSFAGLGSLIGSLYLLFKIKIFGLEKIIPLSTGLAGISLMVFSQSENVIISFISLYLVGFALSLQVASSNTILQILSPDDKRGRIMSLFAIAFVGMTPLGNLMSGFMADRLGVVTTLTINGLICLIAAGIFSQQIQPLQRSLKRLVNCEP, from the coding sequence TTGTTCGATGGATTTACTTATATGTTTGTGATTGCCGCCTTATTAATGATTAAAATATCTCCCGCTAAAAATACCCGTTCAACCCAAGTCGATCGCCCTTGGAAAAAATTGCAACAAGGATTCGCATATATAGTAAAATTTCCCGATATAGGCTTCATTCTCCTGTTACTAGGCTTAGTGAGTTTTATGGCCATGCCTTATACTTCTTTAACGCCCATATTTGCCAAAGAAATTTTGCAAGGCAATGCCGAAACTCTGGGTTTTATGCTATCCTTTGCTGGACTAGGTTCTTTAATCGGCAGCCTATATTTGCTGTTCAAAATTAAAATCTTCGGTTTAGAAAAAATTATTCCTCTATCCACCGGATTAGCTGGCATCAGTCTGATGGTATTTTCTCAATCAGAAAATGTTATAATATCCTTTATATCCTTGTACTTAGTCGGATTTGCCTTAAGTTTACAAGTTGCATCGAGCAATACCATATTACAAATTCTGTCACCCGATGATAAACGAGGCCGAATTATGAGTTTATTTGCCATTGCTTTTGTCGGCATGACCCCATTAGGAAATTTAATGAGTGGCTTTATGGCCGATCGCCTCGGTGTGGTGACAACTTTAACCATCAATGGTCTGATTTGTTTGATTGCCGCTGGCATATTTTCCCAGCAAATTCAACCGCTCCAGCGTTCTTTAAAACGTTTGGTAAATTGTGAACCTTAA
- a CDS encoding FHA domain-containing protein produces the protein MHKFLTATGSEDPTFKTVAGKLSSLSATLKAGQIKFQIVSQSPPLAYAVAKLVESSATLPALYQFQTTTLPGQSQRTEIPIKAVEYARTELAAPEPVLLQFTDRDREKPISHRLSKNGKLLIGRRPGCQIQIPQQYSFASGHHAEIVPVPGADNSFGNWQICDTSTNGTYINGQKISGCQTLHPDDRITLGYPEPTDRSAELIFKFEYNIASPQPPHGSAGNQTSDPNESLYKELIDCDILCLVINPTVPVSDTEKRLISRANQGRLFKTIAIVDVSAIAREPERVNHNIDAFKQWLKSQNLQGTVALQLIPLHPFYPSPEPMTELAPNVQQECDRFRQFLEQLAIGQREEILMQRFSKKIKEQIAIIEQAYGEKEANLKTRIAKSIALPPGTDLDELDRQIRKTFKQVAENKEKSFREIRLELNKSKSELVDGFSKESLLYKIKQFTDELQAVVTKEKDQVSLCLNSEKMSKSHTIYTHMNRLCYGDMSQWAKDEWQRVFGTYGDGGLQAIFQRTHAAFDFIPGLDLPSASFAANPEFDVYKCLQYSFVEFDNQVSFQDTASGNNLMLWGSAVMGIVGLAMGQPILLMTPGMGVLGKQVAQQQSETAKIEQITENLRKGLCQHYQSFAKSIADKLSQQINLAIEAEKRRFKTLMKTTSDKVCAYMNDMKKGLDYAEKQHKQLQQ, from the coding sequence ATGCACAAATTCTTGACAGCCACAGGATCAGAAGACCCCACCTTTAAAACCGTGGCGGGAAAATTGAGCAGCTTAAGTGCAACGCTCAAAGCTGGACAAATCAAATTTCAAATTGTCAGTCAATCTCCCCCCCTGGCTTATGCGGTTGCTAAACTGGTAGAATCGAGTGCCACCCTACCGGCACTTTATCAATTTCAAACTACAACTTTACCGGGTCAATCTCAACGCACCGAAATTCCCATCAAGGCAGTAGAATATGCTCGCACGGAGTTAGCTGCCCCCGAACCTGTTCTCTTGCAATTTACCGATCGCGATCGCGAAAAGCCGATTTCTCATCGTCTGTCCAAAAATGGTAAATTACTCATCGGTCGTCGTCCAGGCTGTCAAATTCAAATCCCCCAACAATACAGTTTTGCTTCGGGACATCATGCGGAAATTGTCCCGGTTCCGGGGGCGGATAATTCTTTCGGAAATTGGCAAATTTGTGACACCAGTACCAATGGCACTTACATCAACGGTCAAAAGATTTCGGGATGCCAAACTTTGCATCCAGACGATCGCATTACGTTAGGCTATCCCGAACCGACCGATCGCAGTGCGGAACTTATTTTTAAATTTGAATATAATATCGCCTCTCCCCAACCCCCTCATGGTTCTGCCGGAAATCAAACTTCGGATCCGAATGAGTCATTATATAAAGAACTGATTGACTGCGATATTCTCTGTTTGGTGATTAACCCCACTGTCCCCGTTTCCGATACAGAAAAACGGCTGATTTCGCGAGCAAATCAAGGGCGACTTTTCAAAACGATTGCAATTGTGGATGTTTCAGCGATCGCTCGCGAACCGGAACGAGTTAATCATAATATTGACGCCTTCAAGCAATGGCTAAAAAGCCAAAATTTGCAAGGGACTGTTGCCTTGCAGTTAATTCCTTTGCATCCTTTTTATCCCAGTCCCGAACCCATGACCGAACTGGCGCCAAATGTGCAGCAAGAGTGCGATCGGTTTCGCCAATTTTTAGAACAGTTGGCGATCGGGCAACGGGAGGAAATTCTGATGCAGCGGTTCAGCAAAAAAATCAAGGAACAAATTGCGATTATAGAACAAGCTTACGGCGAAAAAGAAGCAAACTTAAAAACCCGGATTGCGAAATCTATTGCCTTGCCTCCGGGAACCGATCTGGATGAGTTGGATCGACAAATTAGAAAAACCTTCAAACAAGTAGCAGAAAACAAAGAAAAATCATTCCGAGAAATTAGATTGGAACTGAATAAATCGAAATCAGAATTAGTGGATGGATTCAGTAAAGAAAGTTTACTGTATAAGATTAAACAGTTTACCGACGAACTGCAAGCCGTTGTCACCAAAGAAAAAGATCAGGTTTCCCTGTGTTTAAATTCTGAGAAAATGAGCAAGTCCCATACCATCTATACTCACATGAATCGTCTTTGTTACGGAGATATGAGTCAGTGGGCAAAAGATGAATGGCAACGAGTTTTTGGGACTTATGGCGATGGCGGTTTACAAGCAATTTTCCAACGTACTCATGCAGCCTTTGATTTTATTCCCGGTCTAGATTTACCCAGTGCATCTTTTGCCGCTAACCCAGAGTTTGACGTTTACAAATGCTTGCAATATTCTTTTGTGGAATTTGACAATCAGGTTTCTTTTCAAGACACCGCTTCGGGCAACAATTTGATGTTATGGGGATCGGCAGTTATGGGAATTGTTGGTTTGGCAATGGGACAACCCATTCTACTGATGACTCCTGGGATGGGTGTCCTGGGAAAACAGGTCGCCCAACAACAAAGCGAAACTGCCAAAATTGAACAAATTACCGAAAATTTACGCAAAGGCTTATGCCAACATTATCAATCTTTTGCGAAAAGTATTGCGGATAAGTTATCCCAGCAAATTAATTTGGCGATCGAAGCGGAAAAACGCCGATTTAAAACTTTAATGAAAACAACTAGCGATAAGGTTTGCGCCTACATGAATGACATGAAAAAAGGTTTGGATTATGCTGAAAAACAACATAAACAATTGCAGCAATAA